Proteins from a genomic interval of [Chlorobium] sp. 445:
- a CDS encoding exopolyphosphatase, whose protein sequence is MRYNVLTRADLDGLVCAVILKNTEDIEKIRFSEPKFVQDREIEVYPNDILTNLPYHPNCAMWFDHHIANIRPKNFKGSFKNAPSAARVVYDYYLPNFPHLTKYEDLLHATDRIDAAELTYDEVLTPEGYLLLSMTIDGKFHEDEPYWLHVIDLLKDKSLDEIMNDPLVKAKCEKFREEDLNFRDAIRKHSRIEKNVLVTDLRAYSQDLPNGNRYYVYAFQAATNLSMRITPDRERPGMVSIGVGYNIFNRTANINVGELMKKYGGGGHKSVGSTKVKAEDADRIIQELLTYLTR, encoded by the coding sequence ATGAGGTATAATGTTCTTACGCGCGCGGACCTCGATGGCTTAGTCTGCGCAGTTATCCTGAAGAATACCGAAGACATTGAAAAGATCCGTTTCTCTGAGCCTAAGTTTGTTCAAGACCGTGAAATTGAAGTCTATCCTAACGATATTCTTACCAATCTACCTTATCACCCCAACTGTGCAATGTGGTTTGACCATCATATTGCGAACATTCGCCCAAAGAATTTCAAAGGGTCATTCAAAAACGCGCCGTCTGCTGCACGCGTTGTCTATGATTACTATCTACCTAACTTCCCACACCTGACAAAATATGAAGACTTACTGCACGCTACCGACCGCATTGATGCTGCTGAACTCACCTACGATGAAGTCTTAACGCCTGAAGGGTATCTCTTGCTTTCTATGACGATTGATGGCAAGTTCCATGAAGATGAACCCTACTGGCTCCATGTGATTGACTTGCTCAAAGACAAGTCGCTTGATGAAATTATGAATGATCCCTTAGTCAAAGCCAAGTGTGAAAAATTTCGTGAAGAGGACCTCAACTTTCGTGATGCAATTCGCAAGCATTCGCGCATAGAAAAAAATGTGCTGGTTACAGACCTACGCGCTTACAGTCAGGATTTGCCTAATGGAAACCGTTACTATGTTTATGCTTTTCAAGCGGCAACCAATCTCTCCATGCGCATTACGCCCGACCGAGAGCGTCCGGGGATGGTCTCTATCGGCGTAGGGTATAACATTTTTAACCGCACTGCAAACATCAATGTCGGTGAGCTTATGAAAAAATATGGCGGTGGTGGTCACAAGAGCGTCGGTAGCACCAAAGTTAAAGCTGAAGATGCTGACCGTATCATTCAAGAATTGCTCACCTACCTGACGCGCTGA
- a CDS encoding methyltransferase type 12, whose protein sequence is MQSRLDELHRLLASVYNLSLATYFIGAHRFTFLSVANSYDLLDSLSEACIKDEIMPYWAEIWPASFVLAEYILEDLCPAGKRCIELGAGLGVVSVAAAKAGASVLATDYVEEALPFIEFNALSNGTTLQTAQLDWNHVWLNEQFDLVFAADVLYERRNLLPIVSAIHKLLKADGKAILATPQREIASSFLALSRENHFKVSHLTKPLIILGKTLPIDIYVLEREH, encoded by the coding sequence ATGCAAAGCCGCTTAGACGAACTGCATCGCTTGCTCGCCTCGGTTTACAATCTTTCACTTGCTACATATTTCATCGGTGCGCATCGCTTTACATTTCTTAGTGTCGCCAACAGTTACGACTTGCTTGATTCACTGAGCGAAGCGTGCATCAAGGATGAGATTATGCCATACTGGGCAGAAATCTGGCCCGCTTCTTTCGTGCTGGCTGAATACATTTTGGAGGACCTTTGTCCTGCTGGTAAACGGTGTATAGAGTTAGGTGCAGGTTTAGGTGTCGTTAGTGTCGCCGCTGCAAAGGCTGGCGCAAGCGTACTAGCAACAGACTATGTCGAAGAAGCCTTACCTTTCATTGAATTCAATGCGCTGAGCAATGGCACGACACTCCAGACCGCGCAATTAGATTGGAATCATGTTTGGCTCAATGAACAGTTCGATCTTGTCTTTGCCGCTGATGTGCTCTATGAACGCCGCAATCTTCTGCCTATTGTTAGCGCAATTCATAAATTGCTCAAAGCAGATGGCAAAGCTATCCTTGCCACCCCACAGCGTGAAATTGCTAGCAGCTTTTTGGCGTTATCACGGGAGAATCATTTTAAGGTCTCGCACCTCACGAAACCGTTGATCATTTTAGGCAAAACGTTGCCTATTGACATCTATGTACTTGAGCGCGAGCACTAA
- a CDS encoding peptidase S46 yields MWRYKTVLSLLFFLTALSQTFAQLSFNPDTVKAGKFDNGKMWTFDKPPADFFEKEYGFRPDEAWFTRARRAALRFTEVGGTGSFVSPNGLIMTNHHVAREIGTQVERKGENFNENGFYAASRAEERPVPGLFVDQLEKIEDVTARVQAELAKAKDDNERIALREKILEQLKQEYAEKPEWRDLNIQAITFYSGGKYSLYGFKRYSDVRLVFLPELQLGYFGGDPDNFTYPRYALDVAFLRAYDENGNPCKTPDYYKFNTDGVKENEPVFVVGNPGSTERLSTMAQLEFNRDVLLPAQLRFLKARSAILKDYNKTAKSDSILNVIFSYENSIKAFSGQLRGLQDPYLFARKRAFEREFRAKVAANPALKNEEKLWDDMSALYAEMRKLFPERFGLNPQGEGLQTAFLLMRLARLKELGDTAQVAQTQMLLLSAEPADMTLETALLEVHLATARDYLGENDEYVKTALQGSSIPDAAKRLASSSKLYDPKFLQDLVMKSAQEISATQDPLLQLIKIAYPRFINANRKNFELSAKADGLRARLAKLFFDVYGESTPPDATFSLRINDGVVKGYEYNGTEAPAKTTFFGLYDRYYSHNKKYPWNLPKRWETPPMDLLPVPLNFVTTNDIIGGNSGSAVINKNLEAVGLIFDGNIESLPGSFIYTQESNRAVAVHAGGIIAALKYIYRAERLIEELTGEKPKMQVEPKPDTKKPASRKR; encoded by the coding sequence ATGTGGCGCTATAAAACCGTTCTTTCTTTGCTATTTTTTCTTACCGCGCTCTCGCAAACCTTTGCACAACTTTCATTCAATCCGGATACAGTCAAAGCGGGGAAGTTTGATAATGGTAAAATGTGGACATTTGACAAGCCACCCGCTGATTTTTTTGAGAAAGAATACGGATTTCGTCCAGATGAAGCCTGGTTTACGCGTGCTCGCCGCGCTGCCCTGCGTTTTACCGAAGTCGGCGGTACAGGGTCATTTGTGTCGCCAAATGGCTTAATTATGACCAATCATCACGTGGCGCGAGAAATCGGCACGCAGGTTGAGAGGAAAGGGGAGAATTTCAACGAGAATGGATTTTATGCTGCTTCGCGCGCAGAAGAGCGCCCTGTGCCCGGTCTGTTTGTCGATCAGCTCGAAAAAATCGAGGATGTCACTGCACGCGTGCAAGCGGAATTGGCAAAAGCAAAGGATGACAATGAGCGCATAGCCCTGCGCGAAAAAATCTTGGAGCAACTCAAACAAGAATACGCTGAAAAACCAGAGTGGCGCGACCTCAACATTCAAGCCATTACCTTTTATAGCGGTGGAAAGTATTCGCTCTATGGCTTCAAGCGCTACTCCGATGTTCGACTGGTATTTCTGCCAGAACTGCAGCTCGGTTACTTCGGCGGCGATCCTGATAATTTTACCTACCCGCGTTATGCGCTCGATGTAGCATTTCTGCGCGCTTATGACGAAAATGGTAACCCTTGCAAAACCCCTGATTACTACAAATTCAATACCGATGGGGTTAAAGAAAATGAACCAGTTTTCGTTGTGGGCAATCCCGGTAGCACCGAGCGACTGAGCACAATGGCGCAATTGGAATTTAACCGCGATGTGCTTCTGCCTGCTCAACTTCGATTTTTAAAGGCGCGTTCAGCTATTCTCAAAGACTATAACAAAACCGCAAAGAGCGATAGCATTCTCAATGTCATTTTTAGCTACGAAAATAGCATCAAAGCCTTTTCAGGACAGTTGCGTGGGTTGCAAGACCCGTATCTGTTTGCGCGCAAAAGAGCCTTCGAGCGAGAGTTTCGTGCCAAAGTCGCCGCAAATCCTGCACTGAAAAATGAAGAAAAACTCTGGGATGATATGAGCGCATTATACGCCGAGATGCGCAAACTTTTTCCTGAACGATTTGGGCTCAATCCGCAAGGCGAGGGACTGCAAACCGCTTTTCTGCTGATGCGACTGGCACGCCTCAAAGAGCTCGGCGATACAGCACAAGTAGCACAAACACAAATGCTGTTGCTTTCAGCCGAGCCAGCAGACATGACGCTTGAGACTGCGCTGCTTGAAGTTCATCTTGCCACAGCGCGTGATTACTTAGGCGAAAACGACGAGTATGTGAAAACGGCATTGCAGGGCAGTTCAATTCCAGATGCTGCAAAACGCTTAGCCTCATCCTCTAAGCTCTATGACCCGAAGTTTTTGCAAGACTTGGTCATGAAAAGTGCACAAGAAATTAGCGCAACACAGGACCCCTTGCTGCAACTGATAAAGATTGCCTATCCTCGCTTTATCAATGCAAACCGCAAAAACTTTGAACTCTCTGCTAAAGCCGATGGCTTGCGTGCACGCTTAGCAAAACTCTTCTTTGATGTGTATGGCGAATCGACACCACCAGATGCGACTTTCTCGCTGCGCATCAACGATGGGGTGGTCAAAGGCTATGAATACAATGGCACCGAAGCACCCGCCAAAACCACATTTTTTGGACTCTACGATCGCTACTACTCGCATAACAAAAAATATCCTTGGAATTTGCCGAAGAGATGGGAGACACCACCGATGGACTTGCTACCTGTGCCGCTCAACTTTGTTACAACGAATGATATCATTGGCGGCAACAGCGGCAGTGCTGTCATCAACAAAAATCTTGAAGCGGTGGGTCTGATCTTTGATGGTAATATCGAGAGTCTGCCCGGCTCGTTTATCTACACGCAAGAGAGCAATCGTGCAGTGGCGGTGCATGCTGGCGGCATTATTGCGGCGCTCAAATATATCTATCGTGCAGAACGGCTCATAGAAGAACTCACAGGCGAAAAACCAAAGATGCAAGTCGAGCCGAAACCAGACACCAAAAAGCCGGCATCTCGCAAAAGGTAA
- a CDS encoding pantoate--beta-alanine ligase — MQLIEKPKEMQRLAENLRLAGYKIGFVPTMGALHAGHLSLVKIAKAKADRVVMSIFVNPLQFAPHEDFSRYPRPFERDVELATQAGVDVLFHPTMEELYGERFESYVALERTSQGLEGEIRPTHFRGVATVIAKLFNITKPHFAVFGEKDAQQLSLVRNLVRDLNFDVEILAAPIVREPDGLAMSSRNVYLSAEERQQATALYKSLEFAQTKIAQGERNTHAIEHMVTEFIMAHASLAKVEYVAIVNAENFQRVEHLRDGQDYYLLIAARFGNVRLLDNLHIWL, encoded by the coding sequence GTGCAGCTGATTGAGAAACCCAAAGAGATGCAGCGCCTTGCAGAAAACCTGCGTCTTGCGGGCTACAAAATTGGATTTGTGCCAACCATGGGCGCGCTGCATGCCGGTCATCTGAGCCTTGTCAAGATTGCCAAAGCAAAAGCCGATAGAGTTGTCATGAGCATCTTTGTCAATCCTTTGCAGTTTGCACCGCATGAAGATTTCTCACGCTATCCGCGTCCTTTTGAGCGCGATGTTGAACTTGCAACTCAAGCAGGCGTGGATGTGCTTTTTCACCCAACAATGGAAGAACTCTATGGCGAGCGCTTCGAGAGCTACGTGGCGCTCGAGCGTACATCACAAGGACTCGAGGGAGAGATTCGTCCAACACACTTTCGCGGGGTAGCAACCGTTATCGCCAAACTCTTCAACATTACAAAACCACACTTTGCAGTCTTCGGAGAAAAAGATGCACAGCAGCTTTCACTTGTCAGAAATCTTGTGCGCGATCTCAACTTCGATGTTGAAATCCTCGCTGCCCCTATCGTCCGAGAGCCAGATGGACTAGCGATGAGTTCGCGCAATGTCTATCTCTCTGCAGAAGAACGCCAACAAGCAACAGCACTCTATAAATCGCTCGAATTTGCACAAACAAAAATTGCACAAGGTGAGCGCAACACTCATGCAATTGAGCACATGGTAACTGAATTCATTATGGCACATGCGTCACTTGCCAAAGTGGAGTATGTCGCAATTGTAAATGCAGAAAACTTTCAAAGGGTAGAGCATCTGCGTGACGGACAAGACTATTACCTGTTGATTGCAGCGCGCTTTGGCAACGTACGCTTGCTTGATAACCTGCATATCTGGCTTTGA
- a CDS encoding DNA gyrase subunit A, producing the protein MQREKIVPINIEDEMRDSYIDYSMSVIVSRALPDVRDGLKPVHRRVLFGMSELGLQAGRAYKKAARVVGEVLGKYHPHGDSAVYDTIVRMVQDFSLRYPLVDGQGNFGSIDGDAPAAMRYTEVRMTRIAGELLRDIDKNTVDFAPNFDDSLEEPTVLPCAIPNLLINGSSGIAVGMATNIPPHNLSETIDGLIALIDNPDSSIEELMKYIKAPDFPTGGIIYGYDGVKEAYLTGRGKITIRARVKIEENKNGREAIVVTELPYQVNKAKLQERIAELVNDKKIEGISAIRDESDREGMRLVIELKRDTVTKVVLNQLFKHTQMQETFGVIMLALVDGRPKVLTLKEMMQHYIAHRHTVVIRRTKFDLAEAERRAHILEGLKIALDNLDEIITLIRKAKDGEEAKDGLMKKFKLSEIQAKAILDMRLQRLTGLERQKIEDEYKEVIKTIEQLNAILSSEKLQMKLIKDELKQIKKEYGDERRTEIIYQVSDDFSMESMIKEEDVIITMTHNGYIKRTAVDTYRRQGRGGKGVTGAAAKDDDFVEHMFIASTHHYILFFTNFGKCYWQKVYDIPEAARTARGRSLNNLIEFESGEKVMAYINVKEFSESLFVVMATKNGLIKKTALSEFSNPRRTGIIAINIEKGDELIGAKLTDGNHQIILAKNSGYAVRFHESDVRAMGRNSIGVKGAELDKEESVVSLVTTRRSDITLLTVTDLGYGKRSELEEYRMTKRGAAGVITLKASEKVGKLVAMVEVADSDDLILITKNGIINRQHVADIRVMGRNTSGVRLIRLEEGDCVSAVARVPKDDDTEEKSGTSSNGTA; encoded by the coding sequence ATGCAGCGAGAAAAAATTGTTCCGATAAATATCGAGGACGAAATGCGAGATTCTTACATCGACTATTCTATGTCGGTGATTGTCAGCCGTGCATTGCCCGATGTGCGCGATGGCTTGAAGCCAGTGCATCGGCGCGTGCTCTTTGGCATGAGCGAACTGGGCTTGCAAGCAGGACGCGCTTACAAAAAAGCGGCACGTGTCGTCGGCGAAGTCTTAGGAAAATATCACCCGCACGGCGACAGCGCGGTCTATGACACCATTGTACGCATGGTTCAAGATTTCTCGCTGCGCTATCCGCTGGTCGATGGACAAGGCAATTTTGGCTCAATCGATGGCGATGCCCCAGCAGCGATGCGTTACACTGAGGTGCGCATGACGCGCATCGCTGGCGAACTGCTGCGCGATATTGACAAAAACACCGTCGATTTTGCGCCAAACTTCGATGATTCACTCGAAGAGCCAACCGTACTGCCGTGCGCAATTCCAAACCTGCTCATCAACGGCTCCTCAGGTATTGCGGTCGGTATGGCAACCAACATTCCGCCGCATAATCTGTCTGAAACTATTGATGGACTTATTGCACTCATTGACAATCCTGACAGCTCGATTGAAGAGTTGATGAAGTACATCAAAGCGCCAGACTTTCCAACTGGTGGCATCATCTACGGCTACGATGGTGTAAAGGAAGCCTATCTGACAGGACGCGGCAAAATCACAATTCGTGCAAGAGTCAAAATCGAGGAAAATAAAAACGGTCGTGAAGCAATTGTCGTAACCGAGCTGCCGTATCAAGTCAACAAAGCGAAACTGCAAGAGCGCATTGCGGAACTTGTCAATGACAAAAAGATAGAAGGCATCTCAGCAATTCGCGATGAATCAGACCGTGAGGGTATGCGGCTCGTGATCGAACTCAAACGCGATACGGTCACCAAAGTGGTGCTGAACCAGCTCTTCAAGCATACCCAGATGCAAGAGACCTTCGGCGTAATTATGCTGGCGCTGGTCGATGGACGTCCAAAAGTGCTGACGCTCAAAGAAATGATGCAGCACTACATTGCCCATCGCCATACGGTCGTCATTCGCCGCACCAAATTCGACTTAGCCGAAGCAGAACGGCGCGCGCACATTCTCGAAGGGTTGAAAATCGCACTCGATAATCTCGATGAAATCATCACGCTCATTCGCAAAGCCAAAGATGGTGAAGAAGCCAAAGACGGCTTGATGAAAAAATTCAAACTCTCCGAGATTCAAGCTAAAGCTATCTTGGATATGCGCTTGCAACGCCTCACAGGTCTGGAGCGCCAAAAAATTGAAGACGAATACAAAGAAGTCATCAAGACAATTGAGCAGCTCAACGCTATCCTGAGCAGTGAAAAACTGCAGATGAAACTCATCAAAGATGAACTCAAGCAAATCAAAAAAGAGTATGGCGATGAGCGCAGAACAGAAATTATCTACCAAGTCAGCGATGACTTCTCAATGGAGAGCATGATTAAGGAAGAAGACGTCATTATCACGATGACACACAATGGATACATCAAACGCACAGCAGTTGATACTTATCGCAGACAGGGACGAGGCGGAAAAGGCGTTACAGGCGCAGCAGCCAAAGATGACGACTTTGTCGAGCACATGTTCATTGCCTCAACACATCACTACATTCTTTTCTTTACCAACTTTGGAAAGTGTTACTGGCAAAAAGTCTATGACATTCCTGAAGCAGCACGCACGGCACGCGGTCGCTCTCTGAACAATCTCATTGAGTTTGAGTCGGGCGAAAAAGTTATGGCGTATATCAACGTCAAGGAGTTTAGCGAGTCGCTGTTCGTGGTGATGGCAACAAAGAACGGACTGATCAAAAAGACCGCACTGAGCGAGTTTTCTAACCCGCGCCGCACAGGCATTATTGCCATCAACATTGAAAAAGGTGATGAGCTAATCGGGGCAAAACTCACGGATGGTAATCATCAAATTATTTTAGCAAAGAACAGTGGCTACGCTGTACGCTTCCATGAATCCGATGTGCGTGCAATGGGACGAAATTCAATCGGTGTGAAAGGAGCAGAACTGGATAAAGAAGAATCGGTGGTTTCACTGGTTACCACACGCCGCAGTGATATCACACTGCTGACAGTAACAGATTTGGGCTATGGTAAACGCAGCGAGCTTGAAGAATACCGAATGACAAAGCGCGGCGCGGCAGGTGTCATCACGCTCAAAGCCAGTGAAAAAGTCGGCAAACTCGTAGCTATGGTTGAAGTTGCAGATAGCGACGACCTGATTCTGATAACAAAAAATGGTATCATTAATCGCCAGCATGTGGCAGACATTCGCGTAATGGGGCGTAACACTTCAGGCGTGCGGCTCATTCGTTTGGAAGAAGGTGATTGTGTGAGTGCCGTGGCAAGGGTGCCGAAAGACGACGACACCGAAGAGAAAAGCGGCACATCATCAAACGGGACAGCTTAG
- a CDS encoding shikimate dehydrogenase: MSNRFDLYAARKKILGLIGYQIGYSLSALMHNIAAEHLGLPYTYTLFEIHPPENLVAALEGVKVLGIAGFNITIPYKERILPYLDLLSAEASETQAVNTVLNQDGQLIGYNTDIYGFAEPLLPFKSRVAGTDVVVFGAGGAARAVVQALRQYFKPSCIHIIARDEFKANALKDHFKRRSKSLNISAHLFDDEDLESVLSSAHLIINATPIGTDSPSMTPRPAMPFPAEWKIWSPHKIAYDLVYRPKLTPFLRAAQESGTTIIPGFEMLIAQGAKSFEIWTGKEMPREIVRGALLEALAQPSI; the protein is encoded by the coding sequence GTGAGTAACCGATTTGACCTTTATGCAGCACGCAAAAAAATTTTGGGACTTATCGGCTATCAAATTGGTTACTCACTTTCAGCGCTCATGCACAACATTGCAGCTGAACATCTTGGGTTGCCCTACACTTACACACTGTTTGAAATTCATCCGCCTGAAAATTTGGTCGCTGCGCTTGAGGGGGTAAAAGTTTTAGGCATTGCAGGCTTCAACATCACAATTCCTTACAAAGAACGCATTCTGCCCTACCTTGATTTACTTAGCGCCGAAGCTTCCGAAACCCAAGCCGTGAATACTGTGCTCAATCAAGATGGACAACTCATCGGCTACAACACAGATATTTATGGGTTTGCCGAGCCACTTTTGCCGTTCAAAAGTCGTGTTGCTGGCACTGATGTTGTGGTGTTCGGGGCAGGCGGGGCAGCACGCGCGGTCGTACAAGCTCTGCGTCAATACTTCAAACCCTCATGCATTCACATCATTGCCCGTGACGAATTCAAGGCTAATGCACTCAAAGATCACTTCAAGCGGCGCAGCAAAAGCCTGAACATTTCTGCGCACCTTTTCGATGACGAAGACCTCGAGTCTGTTCTTTCCTCCGCACATCTGATTATCAATGCTACGCCTATCGGCACGGATTCGCCGAGCATGACTCCACGCCCTGCTATGCCCTTTCCTGCCGAATGGAAAATCTGGTCGCCGCACAAGATAGCCTACGACCTTGTCTATCGTCCCAAGCTAACTCCGTTCTTGCGTGCTGCACAGGAGAGTGGCACCACCATCATCCCCGGCTTTGAGATGCTGATAGCACAAGGCGCGAAATCCTTTGAGATTTGGACGGGAAAAGAAATGCCACGCGAAATTGTGCGTGGCGCGTTGCTTGAAGCCTTGGCGCAACCGTCGATTTAA
- a CDS encoding excinuclease ABC subunit A has product MSELQHIVVRGAKVHNLKNIDVDIPRKKLVVITGLSGSGKSSLAFDTICAEGQRRFMETLSAYARQFVGAIERPDVDFIDGLSPVIAIEQKTTARSPRSTVGTITEIYDFMRLLWARIGVRYDPKTNQRLEKQSEEDILASILRLPENTKVQVLAPLVVGRKGHYRELFSDLLKRGFVRVRVDGETRELKKDMKLDRYKVHNIELVVDRFSISPDIAPRLKEAILLALKLSESGSTMICEVLGEKKYDLFFNKNYAYSDGRSALAELAPNNFSFNSVYGACPTCEGLGEIMQLSPDLLIPNPELSIAEGGLAPLGKEGRSEQWRLLKALAKQHNVSLNEPISTLPKAFVNILLHGAPDPVPVSYGYAGREHVYPIRFSGLIEYVNSIYRTTQSISVREWAESFMQKSPCPTCKGARLREESLFVKIAEHNIAQVSDLPIPECKAFFVELPSHLSGKDLAVATPILAEILKRLDFLLNVGLDYLSLSRSAATLSGGEAQRIRLAAQLGSQLTGVLYILDEPSIGLHQRDNVKLIDSLLQLRDLGNSVIVVEHDKETMERADYIIDLGPGAGEHGGKVVAEGHAQNLHSESLTAQYLHGKLKIEIPKTRREGNGKSIVLEGCTGHNLKNVTLRLPLGKFIAITGVSGSGKSSLINETLYPILARHFYRSKVLTLPYRNITGLEHLDKVIDVDQSPIGRTPRSNPATYTGVFTLIRDFFASLPEAQIRGYKAGRFSFNVRGGRCEACEGDGVKKIEMNFLPDVYVTCDVCKGKRYNRETLEVRYRGKSIADVLDMPIEEARHFFDDFPRIKRILETLESVGLGYLRLGQSSTTLSGGEAQRIKLATELAKTQTGQTLYILDEPTTGLHFHDIQLLLNVLHRLVDKGNTVVVIEHNLDVIKQADWVIDLGPEGGEKGGEIIAEGTPEHITTVERSATGYFLRRELD; this is encoded by the coding sequence ATGTCAGAGTTGCAACATATTGTTGTGCGTGGCGCGAAGGTGCACAACTTGAAAAATATCGATGTTGATATCCCGCGCAAGAAACTGGTTGTTATCACAGGACTTTCTGGCTCTGGCAAATCCAGCTTAGCCTTTGACACCATCTGTGCTGAAGGACAGCGTCGGTTCATGGAAACGCTCTCGGCATACGCCCGCCAATTTGTCGGTGCTATCGAGCGCCCGGATGTCGATTTTATTGATGGTCTTTCGCCTGTGATTGCTATTGAGCAAAAAACCACGGCACGTAGCCCGCGCTCTACGGTTGGCACCATTACAGAAATCTATGACTTTATGCGCCTGCTCTGGGCACGAATTGGCGTGCGATACGACCCCAAAACCAATCAGCGTCTGGAAAAGCAAAGCGAAGAAGACATTCTTGCCAGCATTTTACGACTGCCTGAAAACACCAAAGTGCAAGTGCTTGCGCCGCTGGTTGTTGGACGCAAAGGTCATTACCGCGAACTCTTCAGCGATCTTTTGAAGCGCGGCTTTGTGCGCGTGCGTGTCGATGGTGAAACACGCGAGCTCAAAAAAGATATGAAACTCGATCGCTACAAAGTGCATAACATTGAACTCGTGGTCGATCGCTTCAGTATCTCGCCTGATATTGCGCCGCGCCTCAAAGAAGCTATTTTGCTTGCCCTCAAACTCTCCGAAAGTGGCTCTACTATGATTTGCGAAGTGCTTGGTGAAAAGAAATATGATCTTTTCTTCAACAAGAACTATGCTTACTCTGACGGACGCAGCGCCCTAGCGGAACTTGCACCTAACAACTTTAGTTTTAATTCGGTCTATGGCGCTTGCCCAACCTGCGAAGGGCTTGGTGAAATCATGCAACTCTCGCCCGACTTGCTCATTCCCAACCCTGAACTGAGCATTGCGGAAGGCGGTCTGGCACCACTTGGAAAAGAAGGTCGCAGCGAACAGTGGCGACTCCTCAAAGCACTTGCTAAACAGCACAACGTTTCTCTGAATGAACCGATTTCCACTTTGCCCAAAGCCTTTGTGAACATCTTGCTCCATGGCGCGCCTGATCCTGTACCGGTCTCCTATGGCTATGCTGGACGCGAGCATGTCTATCCCATACGCTTCAGCGGATTGATAGAGTATGTTAATTCTATCTATCGCACCACGCAGTCGATTTCGGTGCGCGAATGGGCAGAAAGCTTTATGCAAAAATCTCCTTGTCCAACTTGCAAAGGCGCCCGCCTGCGTGAAGAGAGTCTTTTCGTGAAAATTGCTGAGCACAACATCGCTCAAGTCTCCGACCTACCGATTCCTGAATGCAAAGCGTTTTTTGTAGAACTGCCCTCACATCTCTCTGGCAAAGACCTTGCCGTGGCAACCCCAATTCTTGCCGAGATTCTTAAACGCTTGGATTTTCTTTTGAACGTTGGGTTAGATTATCTCTCGCTTTCACGTTCGGCGGCAACACTTTCAGGTGGTGAAGCCCAGCGCATCCGACTTGCTGCACAACTTGGCTCGCAACTTACTGGCGTGCTCTACATTCTCGATGAACCCTCAATCGGTCTGCATCAGCGCGATAATGTCAAGCTCATTGACTCACTTTTGCAACTGCGCGACTTAGGCAATAGTGTGATTGTCGTCGAGCACGACAAAGAAACGATGGAGCGCGCCGACTACATCATCGATCTGGGTCCAGGCGCCGGCGAGCACGGTGGCAAGGTCGTGGCTGAAGGTCATGCTCAAAACCTTCATTCAGAATCACTTACAGCGCAATACTTGCACGGCAAGTTGAAAATCGAAATCCCCAAAACACGACGCGAAGGCAATGGTAAGTCTATCGTGCTCGAAGGCTGTACTGGACATAACCTTAAAAATGTTACGCTTCGCCTGCCCTTAGGCAAATTTATCGCGATTACTGGCGTGAGCGGCTCTGGCAAGTCGTCGCTGATTAATGAAACGCTCTACCCGATTCTGGCTCGACATTTTTATCGCTCAAAAGTGCTCACGCTGCCTTACAGAAACATTACAGGGCTCGAGCACCTTGATAAAGTTATCGACGTCGACCAATCCCCTATTGGCAGAACGCCACGTTCAAATCCCGCCACTTACACCGGCGTCTTTACGCTCATTCGTGATTTCTTTGCTTCGCTGCCTGAAGCACAAATTCGTGGCTATAAAGCTGGTCGTTTTAGTTTCAATGTCCGAGGCGGTCGCTGTGAAGCCTGCGAAGGCGATGGCGTCAAAAAAATTGAGATGAACTTTCTGCCCGATGTCTATGTCACCTGCGATGTCTGCAAAGGCAAACGCTATAACCGCGAAACACTTGAAGTGCGCTACCGTGGCAAGTCCATTGCCGACGTGCTCGATATGCCCATCGAAGAAGCCCGACACTTCTTTGACGATTTTCCGCGCATCAAGCGCATTTTGGAAACCCTCGAGAGCGTCGGACTCGGCTACTTGCGCCTTGGGCAATCTTCCACTACGCTCTCTGGCGGTGAAGCGCAGCGCATCAAACTGGCAACAGAACTTGCTAAAACGCAAACGGGCCAAACCCTCTACATCCTTGACGAGCCTACCACCGGCTTGCACTTTCACGACATTCAACTTCTGCTCAATGTGCTGCATCGGCTTGTCGACAAAGGTAATACGGTCGTTGTCATCGAGCACAACTTAGACGTCATCAAGCAAGCAGATTGGGTGATTGACCTTGGACCTGAAGGCGGAGAAAAAGGCGGTGAGATTATCGCTGAAGGCACGCCCGAACACATTACCACTGTTGAACGCTCAGCTACTGGTTACTTCCTGCGCCGTGAGTTAGATTAG